One part of the Streptomyces ferrugineus genome encodes these proteins:
- a CDS encoding aldose epimerase family protein gives MSEHFGTLSDGTEVRRWTLERAGVRVRVLSYGGIVQSLQVPDRDGHPADVVLGFADLDGYLTHPGPYLGALVGRYANRIAGGRFPLDGLTYALEPNTPPSSLHGGGRGFDKRVWEVTPVEHGVRLARVSPHGEEGFPGTLQVSATYTLDADGALRIAYEAVTDAPTVVNLTNHSYFNLAGAGCGDAGGHELRLAASRFTPVDADLIPTGALDEVAGTRFDFRQARKVGAGYDHNFVLDKGVTDSPRPVAELYDPSTGRVLALSTTEPGLQLYTADHLTEPFAPGDGIALETQHFPDSPNRPDFPSTVLRPGEVFRSETVYGFSAR, from the coding sequence ATGAGCGAACACTTCGGCACACTTTCCGACGGCACCGAGGTCCGCCGCTGGACGTTGGAGCGCGCGGGCGTACGGGTACGGGTGCTGTCGTACGGCGGGATCGTGCAGTCGCTCCAGGTGCCGGACCGGGACGGGCATCCGGCGGACGTGGTGCTGGGGTTCGCCGATCTGGACGGTTATCTGACCCACCCGGGGCCCTATCTCGGCGCCCTCGTCGGCCGGTACGCCAACCGGATCGCGGGCGGCCGTTTCCCGCTGGACGGTCTGACGTACGCGCTCGAACCCAACACCCCGCCCAGTTCCCTGCACGGCGGCGGGCGCGGTTTCGACAAGCGGGTGTGGGAGGTGACGCCGGTCGAGCACGGTGTGCGCCTCGCGCGGGTCAGCCCGCACGGCGAGGAGGGCTTCCCGGGGACCCTGCAGGTGTCGGCGACGTACACGCTGGACGCGGACGGTGCGCTGCGGATCGCGTACGAGGCGGTGACGGACGCGCCGACCGTGGTGAACCTGACCAACCACAGCTACTTCAACCTCGCCGGAGCCGGGTGCGGCGACGCGGGCGGCCATGAACTGCGGCTGGCCGCCTCCCGCTTCACCCCGGTCGACGCGGACCTCATCCCCACCGGCGCCCTGGACGAGGTCGCCGGCACCCGCTTCGACTTCCGCCAGGCGCGGAAGGTCGGCGCCGGGTACGACCACAACTTCGTGCTGGACAAGGGCGTGACGGACAGCCCGCGCCCGGTCGCCGAGCTGTACGACCCGTCGACGGGGCGGGTGCTGGCGCTGTCGACGACCGAGCCCGGCCTCCAGCTCTACACCGCCGACCATCTGACCGAGCCCTTCGCCCCCGGCGACGGCATCGCGCTGGAGACCCAGCACTTCCCCGACTCCCCGAACCGGCCGGACTTCCCGAGCACGGTGCTGCGGCCGGGCGAGGTGTTCCGCTCGGAGACGGTGTACGGCTTCTCGGCGCGCTGA
- a CDS encoding SGNH/GDSL hydrolase family protein, whose protein sequence is MRKRRHVTRAVLGAVSAAVLGVAGCDAVGGNSPAPSGTDARSARPSPKPTPTWDRSPASVAAVGDSITRGFDACTVLSDCPEVSWATGSSPEVNSLAVRLLGKAKAAQRSWNYAVTGARMADVPGQMAQAATRRPELVAVMAGANDACRDTTDAMTSVADFRAQFEDAMGTLREALPKTQVYVASVPNLMRLWELGRTSPTGKQVWELGICPSMLSDPDSLTTLANQRRETVRERVEAYNEVLEEVCDKDRRCRFDDGAVYDFRFGVQQLSRWDWFHPSVDGQARLAEIAYRTVTN, encoded by the coding sequence ATGCGGAAACGACGGCACGTCACGCGCGCTGTCCTCGGCGCCGTGTCCGCCGCCGTCCTCGGCGTCGCCGGCTGTGACGCCGTCGGCGGCAACTCCCCGGCCCCGTCCGGCACCGATGCGCGGAGCGCGCGGCCGTCGCCGAAGCCGACCCCCACCTGGGACCGCAGCCCCGCCTCCGTCGCGGCCGTCGGCGACTCCATCACCCGTGGTTTCGACGCCTGTACGGTCCTGTCGGACTGCCCCGAGGTCTCCTGGGCGACCGGCAGCAGCCCCGAGGTGAACAGCCTGGCCGTACGTCTGCTGGGGAAGGCGAAGGCGGCCCAGCGGAGCTGGAACTACGCGGTGACGGGGGCGCGGATGGCGGACGTTCCCGGGCAGATGGCCCAGGCGGCGACCCGCAGGCCGGAGTTGGTGGCGGTGATGGCGGGGGCGAACGACGCCTGTCGCGACACGACCGACGCGATGACCTCGGTGGCCGACTTCCGCGCGCAGTTCGAGGACGCGATGGGCACGCTGCGCGAGGCCCTGCCGAAGACCCAGGTGTATGTCGCGAGCGTGCCGAACCTGATGCGGCTGTGGGAGCTGGGCCGTACCAGTCCGACGGGCAAGCAGGTGTGGGAGCTGGGGATCTGCCCGTCGATGCTGAGCGATCCCGACTCGCTCACGACGCTGGCCAACCAGCGGCGCGAGACGGTGCGGGAGCGCGTCGAGGCGTACAACGAGGTGCTGGAGGAGGTCTGCGACAAGGACCGCAGGTGCCGCTTCGACGACGGCGCGGTGTACGACTTCCGGTTCGGCGTCCAGCAGCTCAGCCGGTGGGACTGGTTCCATCCGAGTGTCGACGGTCAGGCGCGGCTGGCCGAGATCGCCTACCGGACGGTCACGAACTAG
- a CDS encoding DUF3145 domain-containing protein, with protein sequence MTTRGVLYVHSAPRALCPHVEWAVAGVLGTRVNLDWIRQPAAPGTWRSEFSWQGEAGTASKLASALRGWHLLRFEVTAEPCPTAEGERYSCTPDLGIFHAVTGIHGDILIPEDRLRAALARSQRGETDLEAEIAKLLGKPWDDELEPFRYAGEGAPVRWLHQVV encoded by the coding sequence GTGACGACACGTGGAGTTCTGTACGTGCACTCCGCGCCGCGCGCGCTGTGCCCGCACGTCGAGTGGGCCGTCGCCGGGGTGCTCGGCACACGCGTCAACCTCGACTGGATCCGGCAGCCGGCCGCGCCCGGCACCTGGCGCTCGGAGTTCTCCTGGCAGGGCGAGGCGGGCACCGCCTCCAAGCTGGCCTCCGCTCTGCGCGGCTGGCACCTCCTGCGCTTCGAGGTCACGGCCGAGCCCTGCCCCACCGCCGAGGGCGAGCGCTACAGCTGCACCCCCGACCTGGGCATCTTCCACGCGGTGACCGGCATCCACGGCGACATCCTGATCCCCGAGGACCGGCTGAGGGCGGCCCTGGCCCGCTCCCAGCGCGGCGAGACGGACCTGGAGGCGGAGATCGCCAAGCTCCTGGGGAAGCCGTGGGACGACGAGTTGGAGCCGTTCAGGTACGCGGGTGAGGGAGCGCCGGTGCGCTGGCTGCACCAGGTCGTCTGA
- a CDS encoding beta-ketoacyl-[acyl-carrier-protein] synthase family protein has product MSPTNRTVVVTGIGATTPLGGDAASTWEGLVAGRSGVKPLEQDWAADQAVRIAAPVAVEPTEIIPRPQARRLDRSAQFALIAAQEAWKDAGFEAKAGETGTSAATAAGTVDPDRLGAVIASGIGGVTTLLDQYDVLKEKGVRRVSPHTVPMLMPNSPSANVGLLVGARAGVHTPVSACASGAEAIGYAIEMIRTGRADIVVAGGTEAAIHPLPIAAFGNMMAMSKNNDDPQGASRPYDVARDGFVLGEGAGVVVLESAEHAAARGARVYAEAVGQGISADAHDIVQPEPEGRGISHALQNLLERNDLDPAEIVHVNAHATSTPAGDIAELKALRKVFGDDADHMAVSATKSMTGHLLGGAGGVETVATVLALYHRVAPPTINIENLDPEAEATADVVRGEARKLPVEGRIAALNDSFGFGGHNVVLAFRTI; this is encoded by the coding sequence GTGAGCCCGACCAATCGCACCGTGGTCGTCACCGGTATCGGCGCAACCACACCGCTGGGTGGCGACGCAGCCTCTACCTGGGAGGGCCTGGTCGCCGGACGTTCCGGCGTCAAGCCCCTGGAGCAGGACTGGGCCGCCGACCAGGCGGTCCGGATCGCCGCGCCGGTCGCCGTGGAGCCGACCGAGATCATCCCGCGGCCGCAGGCCCGCCGACTGGACCGCTCGGCGCAGTTCGCGCTGATCGCCGCTCAGGAGGCCTGGAAGGACGCCGGGTTCGAGGCCAAGGCCGGCGAGACTGGAACATCAGCCGCTACCGCGGCGGGCACTGTCGACCCGGACCGCCTCGGTGCGGTCATCGCCTCCGGCATCGGTGGTGTGACGACGCTGCTCGACCAGTACGACGTGCTCAAGGAGAAGGGCGTCCGCCGCGTCTCCCCGCACACCGTCCCCATGCTGATGCCGAACAGCCCCTCCGCCAACGTGGGCCTGCTGGTGGGCGCCCGTGCGGGCGTGCACACGCCGGTCTCCGCGTGCGCGTCGGGCGCCGAGGCCATCGGCTACGCCATCGAGATGATCCGCACCGGCCGCGCCGACATCGTCGTCGCGGGTGGCACGGAGGCGGCGATCCATCCGCTGCCGATCGCCGCGTTCGGCAACATGATGGCGATGTCCAAGAACAACGACGACCCGCAGGGCGCGTCGCGTCCCTACGACGTCGCCCGCGACGGCTTCGTCCTCGGCGAGGGCGCGGGCGTGGTCGTCCTGGAGTCCGCCGAGCACGCCGCGGCGCGCGGGGCGCGGGTGTACGCCGAGGCGGTCGGGCAGGGCATCTCCGCCGACGCCCACGACATCGTGCAGCCGGAGCCGGAGGGCCGCGGCATCTCGCACGCCCTGCAGAACCTGCTGGAGCGCAACGACCTGGACCCGGCGGAGATCGTGCACGTCAACGCGCACGCGACGTCGACGCCGGCCGGTGACATCGCCGAGCTGAAGGCACTGCGGAAGGTGTTCGGCGACGACGCCGACCACATGGCCGTGTCGGCGACGAAGTCCATGACCGGGCATCTGCTCGGTGGCGCCGGCGGTGTCGAGACGGTCGCGACCGTGCTCGCGCTGTACCACCGGGTGGCCCCGCCGACGATCAACATCGAGAACCTGGACCCGGAGGCCGAGGCCACCGCCGACGTCGTCCGCGGTGAGGCGCGCAAGCTGCCTGTCGAGGGCCGTATCGCCGCCCTGAACGACTCGTTCGGGTTCGGTGGGCACAACGTGGTGCTGGCGTTCCGGACGATCTGA
- a CDS encoding acyl carrier protein, producing MAATQEEIVAGLADIVNEIAGIPVEDVQLDKSFTDDLDVDSLSMVEVVVAAEERFDVKIPDEDVKNLKTVGDATDYILKHQG from the coding sequence ATGGCCGCCACTCAGGAAGAGATCGTCGCCGGTCTCGCCGACATCGTGAACGAGATCGCCGGCATCCCGGTTGAGGACGTCCAGCTGGACAAGTCCTTCACCGACGACCTGGACGTCGACTCGCTGTCCATGGTCGAGGTCGTCGTCGCCGCCGAAGAGCGCTTCGACGTCAAGATCCCCGACGAGGACGTCAAGAACCTCAAGACCGTGGGCGACGCGACCGACTACATCCTCAAGCACCAGGGCTGA
- a CDS encoding ketoacyl-ACP synthase III, whose product MAKLKPSKGAPYARILGVGGYRPTRVVPNEVILEKIDSSDEWIRSRSGIETRHWANDEETVAAMSIEASGKAIADAGISAEQIGGVIVSTVSHFKQTPAVATEIADKLGTNKAAAFDISAGCAGFGYGLTLAKGMIVEGSAEYVLVIGVERLSDLTDLEDRATAFLFGDGAGAVVVGPAKEPAIGPTIWGSEGDKSETIKQTVAWTEYDSSTDKFPAITQEGQAVFRWAVFEMAKVAQQALDAAGITPDELDVFIPHQANERIIDSMVKTLKLPEHVTVARDVRTTGNTSAASIPLAMERLLATGEAKSGDTALVIGFGAGLVYAATVVTLP is encoded by the coding sequence ATGGCGAAGCTGAAGCCCAGCAAGGGCGCCCCGTACGCGCGCATCCTCGGTGTGGGCGGTTACCGCCCGACCCGTGTGGTGCCCAACGAGGTGATCCTGGAGAAGATCGACTCGTCCGACGAGTGGATCCGTTCGCGCTCCGGCATCGAGACGCGGCACTGGGCGAACGACGAGGAGACCGTCGCCGCGATGTCCATCGAGGCGTCCGGCAAGGCGATCGCCGACGCCGGGATCTCCGCCGAGCAGATCGGCGGCGTCATCGTCTCGACCGTCTCGCACTTCAAGCAGACCCCGGCCGTCGCCACCGAGATCGCCGACAAGCTCGGCACGAACAAGGCCGCCGCCTTCGACATCTCGGCCGGCTGCGCGGGCTTCGGCTACGGTCTGACCCTCGCCAAGGGCATGATCGTCGAGGGCTCCGCCGAGTACGTCCTGGTCATCGGCGTCGAGCGGCTGAGCGACCTGACCGACCTGGAGGACCGGGCCACGGCCTTCCTGTTCGGCGACGGCGCGGGCGCGGTCGTCGTGGGCCCGGCGAAGGAGCCGGCCATCGGCCCGACCATCTGGGGCTCCGAGGGCGACAAGTCCGAGACCATCAAGCAGACCGTGGCATGGACCGAGTACGACAGCTCCACGGACAAGTTCCCTGCGATCACGCAGGAGGGCCAGGCGGTGTTCCGCTGGGCCGTGTTCGAGATGGCGAAGGTCGCCCAGCAGGCGCTGGACGCGGCCGGGATCACCCCGGACGAACTGGACGTCTTCATTCCGCACCAGGCCAACGAGCGGATCATCGACTCGATGGTGAAGACTCTCAAGCTGCCGGAGCACGTCACGGTCGCCCGTGATGTGCGCACCACCGGCAACACCTCGGCCGCCTCGATCCCGCTCGCGATGGAGCGGCTCCTGGCGACCGGTGAGGCGAAGAGCGGCGACACCGCGCTCGTCATCGGCTTCGGGGCGGGTCTCGTGTACGCCGCGACGGTCGTTACCCTCCCCTAG
- a CDS encoding ACP S-malonyltransferase, with amino-acid sequence MLVLVAPGQGAQTPGFLTPWLELPGAADRLGAWSDAIGLDLAHYGTQADADAIRDTAVAQPLLVAAGILSAAALGDMAPGAVAGHSVGEITAAAYAGVLDDTAALSLVRRRGLAMAEAAAITETGMSALLGGDPETSVAHLEKLGLTPANINGAGQIVAAGTMEQLAALEQDKPEGVRKVVALKVAGAFHTHHMGPAVEKLAEAAKELVPADPKVTYVSNKDGKAVAGGAEVLERLVGQVANPVRWDLCMETFKELGVTALIEACPGGTLTGLAKRALPGVKTLALKTPDDLDAARELIAEHA; translated from the coding sequence GTGCTCGTACTCGTCGCTCCCGGCCAGGGCGCCCAGACGCCCGGCTTCCTGACCCCCTGGCTCGAACTGCCCGGTGCCGCCGACCGCCTCGGTGCCTGGTCGGACGCCATCGGACTGGACCTCGCCCACTACGGCACGCAGGCCGACGCGGACGCCATCCGGGACACCGCCGTGGCCCAGCCGCTGCTCGTCGCGGCCGGGATCCTGTCCGCCGCGGCACTCGGTGACATGGCGCCCGGCGCCGTCGCCGGCCACTCCGTCGGCGAGATCACCGCCGCCGCCTACGCGGGTGTCCTCGACGACACCGCCGCGCTGAGCCTCGTGCGCAGGCGGGGCCTGGCCATGGCCGAGGCCGCCGCGATCACCGAGACCGGCATGTCGGCGCTGCTCGGCGGCGACCCGGAGACCTCGGTCGCGCACCTGGAGAAGCTGGGCCTGACGCCGGCGAACATCAACGGCGCCGGCCAGATCGTGGCCGCGGGCACCATGGAGCAGCTCGCCGCACTGGAGCAGGACAAGCCCGAGGGCGTGCGCAAGGTCGTCGCGCTGAAGGTCGCCGGCGCCTTCCACACCCACCACATGGGCCCCGCCGTCGAGAAGCTGGCCGAGGCCGCCAAGGAACTCGTCCCCGCCGACCCGAAGGTCACCTACGTCTCCAACAAGGACGGCAAGGCGGTCGCCGGCGGCGCCGAGGTGCTGGAGCGCCTCGTCGGGCAGGTCGCCAACCCGGTCCGCTGGGACCTGTGCATGGAGACCTTCAAGGAGCTCGGTGTCACGGCCCTGATCGAGGCGTGCCCGGGCGGCACCCTGACCGGTCTGGCCAAGCGCGCGCTGCCGGGTGTGAAGACCCTGGCGCTGAAGACCCCCGACGACCTGGACGCTGCTCGCGAGCTCATCGCAGAGCACGCCTGA